One stretch of Cydia fagiglandana chromosome 18, ilCydFagi1.1, whole genome shotgun sequence DNA includes these proteins:
- the LOC134673611 gene encoding uncharacterized protein LOC134673611, producing MGKYRLSCVFLCLVQNCFSVVQIHEANEDTEIHKCITTIIQQIEILNTTDVTLVNVNQSLTKELHSLSEHPARFISRSFYWPNDTLFNYIYVIQCKDYFMFAQGLDLVKRDPFWNPRAKFIIVVEYIEDFLQEVSDFLVYNHIYDVALIAYDENESFVVYTFGLEHDECDRPVFKILQVLSRCSEIHNVDKIYVGARKTRLRGCRVKFVSHNFWPFVSFNGEPTIEQYILELIYQYENISVELINYGNVENFGLRLDNFTFTGMLHEIETYKVEGAMGGYVLTLNRMLNLDFINPFMVDQQKVVIARAHLLNKWYGVLKQLGVLTVCSIFATFGLVSATVIYMKIFQNRVRDMSRDCLIVWGYFLGNISQNVKSKSGVTYRLVLLSVLMYIRVHFDVCNSSFIAKRYHATDSR from the coding sequence ATGGGAAAATATCGTCTCAGTTGTGTTTTTCTTTGCCTCGTCCAAAATTGCTTCAGCGTAGTACAAATTCATGAAGCCAATGAAGATACAGAAATTCATAAGTGCATAACAACGATAATACAACAAATTGAAATCTTGAATACCACCGATGTTACTTTAGTAAACGTTAACCAGTCGCTGACCAAGGAGCTCCATTCCCTTTCGGAGCATCCTGCGAGATTTATTTCAAGATCGTTTTACTGGCCTAACGACACCCTGTTCAATTATATCTACGTCATTCAGTGCAAGGATTATTTTATGTTTGCGCAAGGACTGGACTTAGTGAAAAGAGATCCATTTTGGAATCCTCGAGCGAAGTTTATAATTGTTGTCGAATATATTGAAGATTTTCTTCAAGAGGTATCGGATTTTCTTGTGTATAATCACATTTACGACGTGGCTCTTATTGCCTATGACGAAAATGAAAGTTTTGTGGTGTACACGTTTGGATTAGAACATGATGAATGCGACCGACCTGTGTTCAAAATTCTGCAAGTGTTGTCCCGTTGTTCAGAAATTCACAATGTTGACAAAATATATGTAGGGGCAAGAAAGACTAGGCTTCGAGGCTGTCGTGTAAAATTTGTATCTCATAATTTTTGGCCTTTTGTATCGTTTAACGGGGAGCCGACAATAGAGCAATATATACTAGAATTGATTTATCAGTACGAAAATATCTCAGTGGAATTGATAAACTATGGAAATGTTGAAAATTTTGGGTTGCGCTTAGACAACTTTACCTTCACAGGCATGCTGCATGAGATAGAAACATATAAAGTGGAAGGAGCTATGGGTGGTTATGTACTGACATTAAACCGGATGTTAAACTTGGATTTCATAAATCCTTTTATGGTTGACCAACAAAAAGTCGTAATAGCTAGAGCACACTTGCTTAATAAATGGTACGGTGTTCTAAAACAGCTTGGTGTACTAACTGTATGTTCTATTTTCGCAACATTTGGTTTAGTTTCTGCCACAGTCATATACatgaaaatatttcaaaacCGGGTAAGGGATATGAGCCGAGACTGTCTTATTGTGTGGGGTTATTTTTTAGGTAACATCAGTCAAAATGTCAAATCTAAATCTGGAGTAACTTATAGATTGGTATTACTGTCCGTACTTATGTATATACGTGTTCATTTTGACGTGTGCAATTCAAGCTTCATTGCTAAGCGTTACCACGCAACCGATTCGAGATGA